From a region of the uncultured Fibrobacter sp. genome:
- the nuoL gene encoding NADH-quinone oxidoreductase subunit L, producing the protein MTNLPLWFVPLFPLLGTILLATIALVSSGSKKGPSEGFVGALSVLFPVLSFLSVVLLAFGMPEEGVRQTLCNWIDIPLLKVDIGFLFDGLSRVMLLFVTGIGSLIALYSIGYMHGDRGFTRFFAYINLFLFSMIVLVLSDSLLLTFLGWEGVGLCSYLLIGFWNHDLNNCKAANKAFIVNRVGDIGFLLGMLCLATLGGSAILNYDALNKFIEMLIAGGHVDLAAPILMIAGLLFFVGCTGKSAQIPLLTWLPDAMAGPTPVSALIHAATMVTSGVYLLARLSRMFSVIPEALVIILIVGMLTAFWAAVAGLFQNDIKKVLAYSTISQLGYMFMAAGAFAFDASIFHVFTHAFFKAALFLGAGAVIHSLAGEQDMRRMGGLIKKTPITACVMIFSFLAIIGFPGFAGFWSKDLILERIYTNAPYGDFFYGAGLLTAVITAVYMGRLIIMTFFGEYRGSKESEEHIHEAPASMLIPMVVLAFGAVFAGYLWADSMGIKFFEHTLAPVVGDAQNYLTSKLDIAHVNPMTFACFGTAAAVLGMIIAFAVYGRARVPRISTKESSAPVGFKADWTFFFDYIHEIFIVITKVAAFVVDMIVDKILQGIQWTIGSIVEIVGDGVSSFQVRKVRVQLTLSLVGVVALVAVVLLTGGLF; encoded by the coding sequence ATGACAAATTTACCGCTTTGGTTTGTACCTCTTTTCCCGCTCTTGGGAACGATCCTACTTGCAACGATTGCCCTTGTTTCTTCGGGTAGCAAGAAGGGCCCTTCCGAAGGCTTCGTGGGCGCCCTCTCGGTGTTGTTCCCGGTGCTTTCGTTCTTGAGCGTTGTCTTGCTCGCTTTCGGTATGCCTGAAGAAGGTGTCCGTCAGACGCTTTGCAACTGGATTGATATCCCGCTGCTCAAGGTCGATATCGGATTCCTGTTCGACGGCCTTTCCCGCGTGATGCTCCTGTTTGTCACTGGCATTGGTTCGCTCATCGCTCTCTACTCGATCGGTTACATGCACGGCGACCGCGGCTTTACCCGCTTCTTTGCCTACATTAACCTGTTCCTGTTCAGCATGATCGTGCTCGTGCTTTCCGACAGCTTGCTCCTGACCTTCCTCGGTTGGGAAGGCGTGGGTCTCTGCTCTTACTTGCTCATCGGTTTCTGGAACCACGACCTGAACAACTGCAAGGCTGCAAACAAGGCCTTCATTGTGAACCGCGTGGGTGATATCGGATTCCTGCTCGGTATGCTTTGCTTGGCAACCTTGGGCGGCTCCGCTATTCTGAATTACGATGCCTTGAATAAGTTCATTGAAATGCTCATTGCCGGTGGCCACGTGGATCTCGCCGCTCCGATCTTGATGATTGCGGGCCTCTTGTTCTTCGTGGGTTGCACGGGTAAGTCTGCTCAGATTCCGCTTCTCACCTGGCTCCCGGACGCTATGGCCGGTCCGACACCTGTGTCTGCACTTATCCATGCTGCTACCATGGTGACTTCGGGCGTTTACCTGCTTGCTCGTCTTAGCCGCATGTTCTCGGTGATTCCTGAAGCTCTCGTGATTATCTTGATTGTGGGTATGCTGACCGCCTTCTGGGCTGCTGTCGCTGGCCTTTTCCAGAACGACATCAAGAAGGTGCTTGCTTACTCGACGATTTCTCAGCTCGGTTACATGTTCATGGCCGCAGGCGCTTTCGCCTTCGACGCTTCTATCTTCCACGTGTTCACCCACGCCTTCTTCAAGGCCGCCCTCTTCTTGGGTGCCGGTGCCGTGATTCACTCCCTTGCGGGTGAACAGGATATGCGTCGCATGGGTGGCCTTATCAAGAAGACCCCGATTACCGCTTGCGTGATGATCTTCTCGTTCCTCGCCATTATCGGTTTCCCGGGCTTTGCAGGTTTCTGGTCTAAGGACTTGATTCTGGAACGCATTTACACGAATGCTCCGTATGGCGATTTCTTCTATGGTGCAGGTCTCCTCACGGCTGTGATTACGGCGGTCTACATGGGTCGCTTGATTATCATGACGTTCTTTGGTGAATACCGCGGCTCCAAGGAAAGCGAAGAACACATTCACGAAGCTCCGGCCAGCATGCTTATCCCGATGGTGGTGCTTGCTTTCGGTGCTGTGTTTGCCGGTTACCTGTGGGCCGATTCCATGGGAATCAAGTTCTTCGAACATACGCTTGCGCCGGTGGTGGGCGATGCCCAGAATTACTTGACGAGCAAGCTTGATATTGCCCATGTGAACCCGATGACCTTTGCCTGCTTCGGTACGGCCGCAGCAGTGCTCGGTATGATTATCGCTTTCGCGGTCTACGGACGTGCGCGCGTTCCGCGTATCTCTACCAAGGAAAGCAGCGCTCCTGTTGGTTTCAAGGCCGATTGGACGTTCTTCTTTGACTACATCCACGAAATTTTCATTGTCATAACGAAGGTTGCCGCTTTTGTTGTCGACATGATTGTCGATAAGATTCTGCAAGGTATTCAGTGGACTATCGGTTCCATTGTCGAAATCGTGGGCGATGGAGTGAGCTCCTTCCAGGTGCGCAAGGTGCGTGTGCAGCTTACGCTTAGCTTGGTAGGTGTCGTTGCTTTGGTCGCTGTTGTTCTTTTGACCGGAGGTTTGTTCTAA
- a CDS encoding NuoM family protein, giving the protein MLLHLLVLAPFAAAILMMATSKEDPKSSSRLAFLFGFTFVALSISLIAAGNQATEAVEWFRIPGAKGPVYYYLYSHGLGAWMVFLSTGLSLVALITGRNTFENNYRNFAIAIFALMGAMNGTFLAADAVLFFFFFEAMVFPAAVLIAGFGGADRKKAAMTFAIYTLVGSAPMMVALWYLLTVADNSLVLSLAVAIQNLDPSMQVTLLVCFLLAFLVKTPLFPFHGWQAITYAEAPAPLSAILTGAMSKAGVFGFIAWILPIFPLSMEVVDSMLWLGLFTAIYGSLMALRATDGKKLLAYSSMGHLGLAVAGVFSLSESMLPAVLVLLVAHGLSAGAQFYLMGIAERFAGTRNIEQLGGLSARNPVFSSLFGFVAVLSLAVPGTAGFVGEFTVLMSLWDMGPLPALAAGLCLILSAAYVLRFVQKVIFGKPARDYEDGKRMTALEGSSVGVMGVLLLVFGMHPAFITNALQLFDETAVQEMNKVTHQSDVATDATVEASADSLGDAVVDENIAAVAQPMTEDDLRQLDSNLKANGFTDEERASLIAQLKNMSESEVADAENASESNEATANEEASKHE; this is encoded by the coding sequence ATGCTTTTACATCTCCTCGTCTTAGCTCCTTTTGCTGCTGCCATTTTGATGATGGCAACATCCAAGGAAGATCCCAAGTCTTCTTCTAGACTGGCCTTCTTGTTCGGCTTTACCTTCGTCGCTTTGTCGATTTCCCTGATTGCCGCGGGCAACCAGGCGACCGAAGCCGTCGAATGGTTCCGTATTCCGGGTGCGAAGGGCCCCGTTTACTACTACCTGTATAGCCATGGTCTTGGCGCCTGGATGGTGTTCCTTTCTACGGGACTTTCCCTGGTCGCCTTGATTACGGGCCGCAACACCTTCGAAAACAACTACCGCAACTTTGCAATCGCCATCTTTGCGTTGATGGGTGCCATGAATGGTACCTTCCTCGCTGCCGATGCGGTGCTGTTCTTCTTCTTCTTCGAAGCAATGGTGTTCCCCGCAGCAGTGTTGATCGCTGGCTTTGGTGGTGCTGACCGCAAGAAGGCTGCCATGACGTTTGCGATTTACACCCTGGTGGGTTCTGCCCCGATGATGGTTGCCCTTTGGTATCTGCTTACGGTTGCAGACAATTCTCTGGTGCTTTCTTTGGCGGTGGCAATCCAGAATCTGGACCCGTCGATGCAGGTGACACTCCTGGTTTGCTTCTTGCTTGCCTTCCTCGTGAAGACTCCGTTGTTCCCGTTCCACGGCTGGCAGGCGATTACTTACGCCGAAGCTCCGGCTCCGCTTTCGGCAATCCTTACGGGTGCCATGAGTAAGGCTGGCGTGTTCGGATTCATCGCCTGGATTCTTCCGATTTTCCCGCTTTCGATGGAAGTTGTCGATAGCATGTTGTGGCTCGGCTTGTTCACGGCGATTTACGGATCGCTCATGGCTCTCCGCGCTACCGACGGCAAGAAACTTTTGGCTTACAGCTCTATGGGTCACTTGGGCCTTGCTGTGGCAGGCGTGTTCAGCTTGTCTGAATCGATGCTTCCGGCTGTGCTCGTGCTTTTGGTCGCTCACGGTCTTAGCGCTGGCGCCCAGTTCTACCTGATGGGTATTGCAGAACGCTTTGCCGGTACCCGCAATATTGAACAGCTCGGCGGTCTTTCTGCCCGCAATCCGGTGTTCAGTTCCCTGTTCGGTTTTGTGGCTGTGCTTTCGCTTGCGGTGCCTGGTACTGCCGGATTCGTGGGTGAATTCACGGTGCTCATGTCCCTGTGGGATATGGGTCCGCTTCCGGCCCTTGCCGCAGGTCTTTGCCTGATTCTCTCGGCCGCCTACGTGCTCCGCTTTGTGCAGAAGGTTATCTTCGGTAAGCCGGCCCGCGACTACGAAGATGGCAAACGCATGACCGCTCTCGAAGGCTCTTCGGTCGGCGTCATGGGTGTTCTCCTGTTGGTGTTCGGTATGCATCCGGCATTCATCACCAACGCTCTGCAGCTCTTCGATGAAACTGCCGTGCAAGAAATGAACAAGGTGACGCACCAGTCCGATGTTGCCACCGATGCAACCGTCGAAGCTTCTGCCGATTCTCTTGGCGACGCCGTGGTTGACGAAAATATTGCTGCCGTGGCACAGCCCATGACCGAAGATGATTTGCGTCAGCTGGATTCCAACTTGAAGGCAAACGGCTTTACCGACGAAGAACGCGCTTCGCTGATTGCTCAGCTCAAGAACATGAGCGAATCCGAAGTTGCCGATGCGGAAAACGCTTCTGAATCTAACGAGGCCACAGCAAACGAGGAGGCTTCTAAACATGAGTAA
- a CDS encoding NADH-quinone oxidoreductase subunit N, which translates to MSNIVNLLPVILVAAGALVSLAAEPFIKDENKHKVLPWVASFFIALAVGAYYLTTNDTFMDLYAMDPIRRVLGASVLLCAFLGISSLQWTLGHEKFKGGEAYGLLMLATAGALLMTQSIDFLALYLGMELSSFPIYALVGLRRKDVNANEGAFKYFVSGAIFSVIFLYGVALIYGATGSTHIFASVIAGRGLLYGLGVLLALFVLLFKAGAAPVHFWVADVYTGASVAVTGFMAAVVKVGALAALGTLWLGSLVTRIGSAPAWNLAEQVTIHSENKSLFYVIVVVSLLSMAIGAFGGLAQKSIRRIMAYSAVMNAGFIVIGLLLPDYATEGTVQMGAMFYFLITYAIGSAGALAGIAYLAGKDDKNESLEDIQGRGRKRPYVAVATTVCLASLAGMPPVAGFLAKFTLFTDALSGGLGVIAAIAFGLSLVAAVFYLRIAFVLFMPIQAECACKCCCGKNTAFAYLLRFAVTLAAIALIFIGIFPKYALIV; encoded by the coding sequence ATGAGTAATATCGTTAATCTTTTGCCCGTGATTTTGGTTGCCGCAGGCGCCCTGGTGTCGCTTGCTGCTGAACCGTTCATCAAAGACGAAAACAAACACAAGGTGCTTCCTTGGGTGGCAAGCTTCTTTATCGCGCTTGCTGTCGGTGCTTACTACCTGACGACGAACGACACGTTCATGGACTTGTATGCCATGGACCCGATTCGCCGCGTGCTCGGTGCATCTGTTCTCCTGTGCGCTTTCCTTGGCATTTCGAGCCTCCAGTGGACTCTCGGTCATGAAAAGTTCAAGGGTGGTGAAGCTTACGGTCTGTTGATGCTTGCCACTGCCGGTGCGCTTCTAATGACCCAGTCCATCGACTTCTTGGCTCTCTACCTGGGCATGGAACTTTCCAGCTTCCCGATTTATGCCTTGGTGGGTCTGCGCCGCAAAGACGTGAACGCAAACGAAGGTGCCTTCAAGTACTTTGTTTCCGGTGCCATTTTCAGCGTCATCTTCCTTTACGGTGTCGCTCTCATTTATGGTGCTACCGGTTCTACGCATATCTTTGCCTCTGTTATCGCTGGCCGCGGCCTGCTTTACGGCTTGGGCGTTCTCCTGGCTTTGTTTGTCCTCCTGTTCAAGGCGGGTGCCGCTCCGGTGCACTTCTGGGTGGCTGACGTCTATACGGGAGCCTCTGTGGCTGTGACCGGCTTTATGGCCGCCGTCGTCAAGGTCGGTGCGCTTGCCGCTCTCGGTACGCTTTGGCTGGGCTCGCTGGTGACCCGCATCGGTTCTGCTCCGGCTTGGAACCTCGCCGAGCAGGTGACCATCCACAGCGAAAACAAGAGCTTGTTCTATGTGATCGTAGTGGTGTCGTTGCTTTCTATGGCCATCGGTGCTTTTGGCGGTCTCGCCCAGAAGTCTATCCGCCGCATTATGGCATACTCCGCCGTGATGAACGCAGGCTTTATCGTAATCGGCCTCTTGCTTCCGGATTATGCAACCGAAGGTACGGTGCAGATGGGTGCCATGTTCTACTTCTTGATTACCTACGCCATCGGTAGTGCCGGTGCTTTGGCCGGTATTGCTTACCTTGCTGGCAAGGACGACAAGAACGAATCTCTGGAAGATATCCAGGGCCGTGGCCGCAAGCGCCCCTACGTGGCTGTCGCTACGACGGTTTGCTTGGCAAGCCTTGCAGGTATGCCGCCTGTTGCTGGTTTCCTCGCCAAGTTCACGCTCTTTACCGATGCCCTTTCGGGTGGACTCGGTGTAATCGCAGCGATTGCCTTTGGCCTTTCGCTCGTGGCCGCAGTGTTCTACCTGCGCATCGCCTTTGTGCTGTTCATGCCGATCCAGGCTGAATGCGCATGTAAGTGCTGCTGCGGCAAGAATACGGCTTTTGCCTACTTGCTTCGCTTTGCGGTGACCCTTGCTGCAATCGCGCTCATCTTCATCGGAATTTTCCCGAAGTATGCGCTGATTGTGTAA
- a CDS encoding fibro-slime domain-containing protein has protein sequence MNKRLLMAVSLAFAQMVCAQATKHFFVMISPDFEEWMSAVPMISMDGGMTGKAMTAVDDMCGWFSYAFTGEELTDNVVLYRDDDTEREDVIGVNGNWETAATAQPIALKMLFNMGVDSLFFVPDEDQKTNGDGYYYSKAEVDGIEGTCSYVLASIIYDTDASLHPAFSCYSASGKDCQQGALDVKAVAAQEAAYACFGVTQGLVYSTLDATVPQSQRKPKLSASGKKCFIDEKYFNMLFNYTPGVNEKSCFDMPFKRAKDGKWEFDSDYYTSPGTSAQGGFYPVETTTDATILAADPTQTPLKAARTKRTADGPVFYSSALRAEDPIEGVPVIDILCNGPGWNGGMDCEGLFADGESTTEPISSFLGLSAYACIFGWSCPQDPPEGWAFYNGEPRWTSKVNDDGTGGRNQHYCLESHAKFVYKPGLKFSFRSEGGDAWVFVDNKLAVDLGGVHLSAPGYVDLDNFKGLSGSFVAGNQYDLDIFYCDRRTTMAGLRIKTNAYISRKTAISVKGKKNPTNPAETSYEICYTATGDGSCASALTGSDEGKTYCGSELLEAGVIPSYTLVNGNNITENVVPDFEDVSTSGVYKCGINLTNPATPKVDMDKLCLGGGRYTLFVTIGGKSKKVAAFRMSSDVDVVFANGVAKDTNGVALKDGKYIVEISAVAGEMIPIYISNVASDADSKDVEILPQEAIGAEYTLSFDKLMKVYRKSVDSKGKETFQKISSGEMLTIGESGIDTLYATVDKEDMSDSVQSFEVSVMGRPNSLKLIFALSEELIEDKIPVKRNIDFAAHSFRVSMTGPLQFTIVMNESVASIKKNFAVMDLQGRIVQQGVINSTETTVPVLSSGTYVVKVGQELQRINVR, from the coding sequence ATGAACAAAAGACTATTAATGGCTGTGAGCCTTGCTTTTGCTCAAATGGTGTGTGCTCAGGCCACGAAACATTTCTTTGTGATGATTTCGCCTGACTTTGAAGAATGGATGTCTGCCGTACCGATGATCAGTATGGATGGTGGAATGACGGGTAAAGCCATGACCGCTGTAGATGATATGTGCGGTTGGTTTTCTTATGCATTTACCGGTGAAGAACTTACGGACAACGTGGTGCTTTACCGTGATGACGACACTGAACGAGAAGACGTAATAGGTGTGAATGGTAACTGGGAAACCGCTGCCACGGCTCAACCGATAGCGTTGAAAATGCTCTTTAATATGGGAGTTGATTCCCTGTTCTTTGTACCAGACGAAGATCAGAAAACCAATGGCGATGGTTACTACTACAGCAAGGCGGAAGTAGACGGTATAGAAGGTACCTGCTCTTATGTTTTGGCCTCCATTATTTACGATACTGATGCTAGTCTGCATCCGGCATTCTCTTGCTATTCCGCTAGTGGCAAAGATTGCCAGCAAGGAGCCTTGGATGTAAAAGCTGTGGCCGCACAGGAAGCCGCATATGCTTGCTTTGGTGTGACTCAGGGCCTTGTGTATTCAACTCTTGATGCGACTGTTCCTCAGTCCCAGAGAAAGCCGAAATTGAGTGCTAGCGGCAAGAAGTGCTTTATTGATGAAAAATACTTTAATATGTTGTTTAATTATACTCCGGGCGTGAACGAAAAGAGCTGCTTTGACATGCCGTTCAAGCGCGCCAAGGATGGCAAGTGGGAATTCGACTCCGATTACTATACAAGCCCGGGAACTTCTGCACAGGGTGGTTTTTATCCGGTAGAAACGACTACCGATGCAACAATCCTTGCTGCTGACCCGACTCAGACCCCGCTCAAGGCTGCTCGTACTAAGCGTACTGCTGATGGTCCGGTGTTTTATAGTTCGGCTCTCCGTGCCGAAGATCCTATTGAAGGAGTTCCTGTAATTGATATTCTTTGTAATGGTCCGGGTTGGAATGGCGGCATGGATTGCGAAGGTCTCTTTGCCGATGGTGAAAGCACAACTGAGCCAATTTCCAGCTTCCTCGGATTAAGCGCATATGCCTGTATTTTTGGTTGGAGCTGCCCCCAAGATCCCCCTGAAGGTTGGGCTTTCTATAATGGAGAACCGCGCTGGACATCTAAGGTAAATGATGATGGCACTGGTGGCCGTAATCAGCATTACTGTTTAGAATCTCATGCTAAATTTGTTTATAAGCCCGGTCTGAAATTTAGCTTCCGTAGTGAGGGGGGTGATGCTTGGGTCTTTGTTGATAACAAACTTGCTGTGGATCTTGGAGGCGTTCATTTATCGGCGCCGGGTTATGTGGACCTAGATAATTTTAAAGGATTAAGTGGTTCATTTGTTGCAGGAAACCAGTATGACCTAGACATCTTCTACTGCGATCGCCGTACTACTATGGCAGGCCTGCGTATCAAGACAAATGCATACATTTCGCGGAAGACTGCTATTAGCGTGAAGGGTAAAAAGAATCCGACAAATCCCGCTGAAACGTCTTACGAAATCTGCTACACGGCGACAGGCGATGGTTCTTGCGCTTCTGCTCTGACGGGTTCTGACGAAGGAAAAACCTATTGCGGCTCCGAGCTTCTGGAGGCGGGCGTAATTCCCTCTTACACGCTCGTGAACGGTAACAATATTACCGAAAACGTCGTTCCTGATTTTGAAGATGTTTCTACTTCGGGTGTGTACAAATGCGGTATCAATTTGACGAATCCTGCCACTCCGAAAGTGGACATGGATAAGTTGTGCTTGGGTGGTGGCCGTTATACCTTGTTCGTGACTATTGGTGGCAAGTCCAAGAAGGTGGCTGCCTTCCGTATGAGTAGCGATGTAGACGTGGTCTTTGCAAACGGTGTCGCCAAGGATACGAACGGTGTTGCCCTTAAGGATGGTAAGTACATCGTGGAAATCTCCGCCGTGGCTGGTGAAATGATTCCGATCTATATCTCCAATGTTGCTTCTGACGCCGATTCCAAAGACGTTGAAATCCTCCCGCAGGAGGCCATCGGTGCTGAATACACGCTTTCTTTTGATAAGTTGATGAAAGTGTATAGAAAGAGTGTTGACTCAAAGGGGAAGGAAACGTTCCAGAAGATTAGTTCTGGTGAAATGCTGACGATCGGAGAGTCCGGTATTGATACCCTCTATGCCACAGTCGATAAGGAAGATATGTCCGATTCTGTCCAGTCCTTCGAAGTGAGCGTAATGGGTAGACCCAACAGCTTGAAGCTGATCTTCGCCCTGTCAGAGGAACTTATTGAAGATAAAATTCCTGTTAAGCGGAATATTGATTTCGCTGCGCATTCTTTCCGCGTGAGCATGACTGGTCCGCTCCAGTTTACCATTGTGATGAATGAGTCTGTCGCATCGATCAAGAAAAATTTTGCGGTGATGGATCTGCAGGGCCGAATTGTACAACAGGGTGTAATCAATTCTACGGAGACCACTGTACCGGTGTTGTCGTCCGGCACCTATGTGGTCAAAGTTGGCCAGGAATTGCAGCGAATCAACGTTCGGTAG
- a CDS encoding PEGA domain-containing protein: MHSKISLFVLSFLLLPVFTVAKQIAVLETVAQSDLLTLQEKQYLTDVLRGEAVNVLPAEQDWTVMTRESINALLPPEKVAEECEGACIVETGKAVSADFVAQARVIKFGSSLAISVELYEMTENKLVSSFNGRGANVEDIEKIIKEQSPDFFKKACGSACDNQSAVEEAPIGHQRVIVEIETDPSGAVPMVDGKAIKCTSTPCKALLEVGEHRLTLSKKLFEDKDSLVNIVENNQKLSLKLESNAGSLALKPVMPGKFDQNQAKVKIDGEKGQLGINELAPGAHKVVIKHPCYDPIKLEATVEKGKVSIFSDTLKRGVGGLELEAHQGGKPQSVPVYFDGVKVGVTPFSGEVPLCAKIEVGDSSNRESVLADLKWREVVKVVHEMKSSKENPVAPQKETAKPKDQKKPLKKRFWAGSYIAATYNDFYGTEFGFGNLKSGDDYTLKVDGADDLLGNYWGVGLNVGISGLYLFNPMLALHADLGVASRRGSGKSDVSVKVFWDDVTRQPEKSDLELEYYVRQINIDVPLALRVMLPKSTYAELGPMMSFNLYSKTKFSVTDVYGTEDFREHDCFNAFELAIVSGVGVTRPFGKTMLDVGLRFVVGVTPLSDGDDSPRTWQWQLNVAYWFI, encoded by the coding sequence ATGCACTCAAAAATATCTTTATTCGTTTTAAGTTTCCTTCTGCTGCCGGTATTTACGGTTGCTAAGCAGATTGCCGTTCTAGAAACTGTCGCGCAAAGTGATTTGCTGACACTTCAAGAAAAACAGTACCTGACCGATGTTCTGCGAGGGGAGGCGGTTAATGTATTGCCCGCCGAACAGGATTGGACGGTTATGACGCGTGAAAGCATTAACGCCTTGTTGCCTCCTGAGAAAGTGGCTGAAGAATGTGAGGGCGCCTGTATTGTTGAAACGGGCAAGGCTGTTTCTGCAGATTTTGTTGCCCAGGCTCGTGTGATAAAATTTGGTTCTTCGCTGGCCATTAGTGTAGAACTTTATGAAATGACCGAGAATAAGTTGGTGTCGAGCTTTAATGGCCGAGGCGCGAATGTTGAAGATATTGAAAAAATCATTAAGGAACAATCTCCGGATTTTTTCAAGAAAGCTTGTGGTTCGGCTTGTGACAACCAGAGCGCCGTTGAAGAAGCTCCTATAGGGCATCAGCGCGTTATTGTAGAAATAGAAACGGACCCTTCTGGGGCAGTTCCTATGGTAGATGGCAAAGCTATTAAATGTACTAGCACGCCTTGTAAGGCCCTGTTAGAAGTGGGTGAACATCGTTTGACTCTATCAAAAAAACTTTTTGAGGATAAAGATTCGCTTGTAAATATCGTTGAAAATAATCAGAAACTTTCGTTGAAATTGGAATCAAATGCGGGTTCGCTGGCTTTAAAACCTGTTATGCCGGGAAAGTTTGATCAGAATCAGGCGAAAGTTAAGATCGATGGAGAAAAAGGACAACTCGGAATCAATGAACTTGCACCCGGTGCTCATAAGGTTGTTATCAAACATCCTTGCTATGATCCGATAAAGTTAGAAGCAACGGTTGAAAAAGGTAAAGTCTCGATATTCAGTGATACATTGAAACGCGGTGTCGGTGGCTTGGAATTGGAGGCCCATCAGGGTGGTAAACCGCAATCGGTGCCGGTTTATTTTGATGGAGTCAAGGTGGGCGTAACCCCGTTCTCGGGAGAAGTCCCGTTGTGTGCGAAAATAGAGGTTGGTGATTCGTCTAATCGAGAATCGGTTCTTGCTGATTTGAAATGGCGTGAAGTCGTTAAGGTTGTTCATGAAATGAAATCGTCCAAGGAGAATCCTGTTGCACCGCAGAAAGAAACGGCTAAACCTAAAGACCAGAAAAAGCCTCTAAAGAAAAGGTTCTGGGCGGGCTCTTATATTGCAGCAACCTATAATGATTTCTACGGAACAGAATTCGGTTTTGGAAATTTGAAATCCGGTGATGATTATACGCTGAAGGTGGATGGTGCTGATGATCTTCTGGGCAATTATTGGGGAGTCGGCTTAAATGTCGGTATCAGTGGACTTTATTTGTTCAACCCGATGCTTGCGCTTCACGCTGATTTAGGTGTTGCGTCTAGGCGCGGTTCTGGAAAATCGGATGTCTCTGTAAAAGTGTTCTGGGATGATGTTACTCGCCAGCCTGAAAAGTCTGACTTGGAACTGGAATACTATGTTCGACAAATCAATATTGATGTTCCGTTGGCATTGCGTGTGATGTTGCCGAAGTCGACCTATGCAGAACTGGGACCGATGATGTCGTTCAATCTGTATTCCAAGACTAAGTTCTCTGTAACGGATGTTTATGGTACAGAAGATTTCAGGGAACATGACTGCTTTAACGCCTTTGAACTAGCAATTGTGAGCGGGGTAGGCGTAACGCGTCCCTTTGGCAAAACAATGCTTGATGTTGGTTTGCGCTTTGTTGTTGGTGTGACTCCTCTTAGCGATGGGGATGATTCGCCGAGAACTTGGCAGTGGCAGTTGAACGTAGCATATTGGTTTATTTAG